A genome region from Arachis duranensis cultivar V14167 chromosome 6, aradu.V14167.gnm2.J7QH, whole genome shotgun sequence includes the following:
- the LOC107494091 gene encoding uncharacterized protein LOC107494091, with the protein MTLTPYNGLGDPKQHIKKFRSIMIVNSASDPILCRCFPSFLDGPALDWFCSLPAYSISRFQELAKQFEDHFAASAIYLHDSDYLTTVKQGPQESLKDYITHFTKIAMQIPDLHPEEAIAVAKPKTLAEFREKAKGQIDIEELRQARKAEKSATTKDDDRSRDSKKSFRPTPRYETYTQFNVKRDDIIKEILNSKLIKPPRKAGSYPEPKNVDKSKYCTFHQKYGHTTNECVITKVLLERLARQGHLDKFISGHMQKRTVPTSDLSHAGPSSKDKEKAPAQPRGIINCISGGYAGGG; encoded by the exons ATGACTTTAACTCCGTATAATGGGTTAGGGGATCCAAAGCAGCATATCAAAAAATTCCGATCTATCATGATTGTTAACAGTGCATCTGACCCTATTTTATGCCGTTGTTTTCCGTCCTTTTTAGATGGTCCTGCACTTGACTGGTTTTGCTCTTTGCCTGCATATTCAATTTCACGTTTCCAGGAGTTAGCAAAGCAATTTGAAGATCACTTTGCAGCGTCAGCGATATATTTGCATGACTCTGACTATTTGACGACTGTTAAACAAGGCCCTCAAGAAAGTCTGAAGGACTACATTACCCATTTTACGAAGATAGCCATGCAAATTCCCGATCTTCATCCTGAA GAAGCCATCGCAGTAGCCAAGCCGAAGACTTTAGCTGAGTTTCGAGAGAAGGCCAAAGGACAAATTGATATTGAGGAGCTTCGCCAGGCTCGCAAGGCTGAAAAGTCGGCAACTACTAAAGACGACGATAGGTCTCGGGATAGTAAGAAGAGTTTCAGACCCACTCCCCGTTATGAGACGTACACCCAGTTTAATGTGAAAAGAGACGACATTattaaagaaattttgaattccaAGTTGATTAAACCTCCTCGTAAAGCTGGCAGTTATCCCGAGCCGAAGAATGTTGACAAATCCAAGTATTGCACATTCCATCAGAAGTATGGTCACACAACCAACGAATGTGTGATCACAAAAGTCCTTTTGGAGCGCTTAGCAAGACAAGGACATCTTGATAAGTTTATCTCAGGTCATATGCAGAAAAGAACCGTTCCTACTTCAGATCTGTCCCATGCAGGACCATCATCAAAGGACAAGGAAAAGGCCCCTGCTCAACCTAGGGGCATAATCAATTGCATCTCGGGCGGTTATGCTGGGGGTGGATAA
- the LOC107494090 gene encoding uncharacterized protein LOC107494090 — protein MLALGDTTNNPQPVQEISEMTFCPADFSCTDTNLDDPVVISIQLGDLIVRKVLLDPGSSTDVLFFTTFEKMKLSTNILQPSVGDLVGFSGERIPVMGSVWLQTTLGEQPLSKTHDIQYLVVDYFSPYNLILGRPFLNRFTAIVSTVHLCVKFPMQDNIVATVHGNL, from the coding sequence ATGTTGGCACTTGGAGATACCACCAACAATCCTCAACCAGTGCAGGAGATTTCGGAGATGACCTTCTGCCCAGCCGATTTTAGTTGCACTGACACCAACTTGGATGACCCTGTTGTCATCTCCATCCAGTTGGGCGACTTAATAGTTCGGAAAGTGTTGCTAGACCCAGGCAGCAGCActgatgtattattttttactacaTTTGAAAAGATGAAGCTAAGTACTAACATTTTGCAACCATCTGTAGGAGACTTGGTTGGATTCTCAGGAGAACGCATTCCAGTTATGGGTTCAGTGTGGTTACAAACCACACTTGGTGAGCAGCCTTTATCTAAAACACATGATATCCAGTATCTTGTTGTTGACTATTTTAGTCCCTATAACCTTATCTTGGGAAGACCTTTTTTAAATAGATTTACTGCAATTGTATCCACAGTTCATCTGTGTGTCAAGTTTCCTATGCAGGATAATATTGTGGCCACGGTCCACGGCAACTTATAA